In Amblyraja radiata isolate CabotCenter1 chromosome 15, sAmbRad1.1.pri, whole genome shotgun sequence, the genomic window tgtacctgtccaaatgtttcttaaatgttgccatagtacctgcctcaactacctcctccagcaactccatacacccaccactctttgtgtgcaaCAGTTATCCCTcgatcctattgaatctttctccccctcaccttaaacctatgtcctgtggttatcgattcccctactctgggcaagagactgtgcatcctccccaatccattcctctcataattttgtatattctctataagatcacccctcatcctcctgcgctcaaaggaatagagtcccagccaagtcatcctctccctatagctcaggccctcaagtcctggcaacatcctcgtaaatcttctctctatCCTTTCCAACTTTactagactctgtgcatctaatctattcctctcatgattttgtacacctctatcaaatcaccccatatccccctgtgctccaaggaatgcagaaaccaaattttgtttgaacctcaatgaggttcaaatgacaacaaataaattgtattgtattgtattgtaattgtcctGGCCTGCACTCGATGattaaggaagggtggagcccataatggcccattgtaagCTGGTGAAGAGGTGGTATGGAAGGGCTGTAAGGGTGCGAGCAGTAAAACTCGTGGGGGAAAGaggaaatgcaggggttacttgaaattagaaaaatcaattAGTTAAAAGCTTTTCTTTCCCTTCTCTTCTCCTCACCCCGTTCCAACCCACAGGGTTTTTGCCGAGCTATTTGCTGCCTCCGTACGAGGAAGTGGTGAACCGGCCCGTCACGCCTCCGCCCCCCTACAGCGCTTTCCATCAGCAGCCCGTCCCGCAGTGCAACGGCCCCTCCATCTCGGAGCCACCACGGGCTCCGGCCGCCCCCGGTAACGCGGTGCTGACAGTGTGCGAGGCAGTGCCTCGGCAGGACAGCTCGTTGGGCCTGGACTCGCCGCGGCGGTCGTTCAAGGCACCGTGCGGCGGTGGCGGGGCGGAGGAGCTGGTGCTGGGCTCAGAGCGGGAGCCGGTGCGGGCTTGTCGCCCAGACCTGGAGCAGGaggacgaggaggaggaggaggaggaggaggaggaggaggaggaggagtttgACTGCCCCGAGAAGGAGCAGCTCAACGACTACTATCCCGGCTCATCCTCCAAGATCGAGACCTGGCAACAGCAACATCAGCCCAGCCCCGAGATCAAAGACACGGACAAGACCCCCGGGAGGCACCGCAGGTTCACCGGAGACTCGGGCATCGAGGTGTGCGTCTGCAACCGGGACGGGGACGATGCCAGGGAGGTGGACGGGCTGATGGACGGCACGGGTGGCGCGGTGGAGTATTGCAGCACCTGCGACGTTTGCGACGCATGTCCCCGTCCGGAcacgggggaggagggagaaggggaggaggaaggggatggCACAGCCGAGGAGCGTAAGGAGCAGCACGGCACGGGGCTGGACGAGCCCGTCTGCCTCTTGTTGGACACCATCAATGAGAACGAGCTGCTGCAAGCCCACCAACGGCACGACCCCCAGACTTAAAACTCGCGGCCCCGACTCTCCGCCGCCCTGGTCTGATGTGTCGCACTCGAGGGCTCTCTTGTGCTCTTGTTTCATCCCAATCGCTTCCGGTGTCGAGTGTAACTTGGATGGGGTTGAAGGAAAAGACAGCAGATGCCAAAGCACTGGGTGGGATCACTGCTCAACTACGCTGGCATCGACAGTACTGAACCCCACCAACAATGTCGCTCCGTGCACAAGACATGGTGGCGTAGAAGCAATTATAACAGCAACTGGAATTTTATATCCAGCATTTAAAATTTTAATCAAAATGTATTTGCATGGGATTGTGACCCTTTGTTCACCTTGAGTTATATGAAGAGACCACTTGTGTCCTTGTAGGAGTGACGGTATTGTCCGTCTGAGTTGAAGTTGCAAGCGGTCTAATACAATGTGGGAGGCTTTGGATCTGATGCACTGTGTACTTTCCTGTAGAAGGGGGGTGATGGGTTTTTTTTCTCCTGGGACTATGCACAACAGCTTTAAACTGCATAAAAGGCAATCCTCCTGcatcacctctctccctctctccctctctccctctctccctctctccctctctccctctctccctctccctctcttactctctcctctctctcccacacacacacacacgcactctttcTGTACCGAAACATGAGGGTTTACTTGCTTGTCACAGTTTTGCGTCCACGATTCGTTGCGTCGCGTCGGAAGATTAAGGAGGTGCAGCGAGTGACAATGTGACCTCCTCACCTGGAGTTGGCTGGAAGTCAACctagcaaaaaaaaaagaaaagaatgtGAGAAATGTACTGGGATATGCAATTTATACTTTTTAAAACTTCTGCTAGATCTTTCGGTATAAAGATGTCCGTAGTGTGGAGAGTGCCTGGTTGATG contains:
- the wbp1l gene encoding WW domain binding protein 1-like isoform X2, with product MAALQLAKPQGREACVGVNNQSYFCETGHCCGESQCCNYYYELWWFWLVWTIIIILSCCCICHHRRAKLRLQQQQRQREINLIAYQGARNYSLLPLYLRFLPSYLLPPYEEVVNRPVTPPPPYSAFHQQPVPQCNGPSISEPPRAPAAPGNAVLTVCEAVPRQDSSLGLDSPRRSFKAPCGGGGAEELVLGSEREPVRACRPDLEQEDEEEEEEEEEEEEEEFDCPEKEQLNDYYPGSSSKIETWQQQHQPSPEIKDTDKTPGRHRRFTGDSGIEVCVCNRDGDDAREVDGLMDGTGGAVEYCSTCDVCDACPRPDTGEEGEGEEEGDGTAEERKEQHGTGLDEPVCLLLDTINENELLQAHQRHDPQT
- the wbp1l gene encoding WW domain binding protein 1-like isoform X3 — its product is MGPVLQMPPQGREACVGVNNQSYFCETGHCCGESQCCNYYYELWWFWLVWTIIIILSCCCICHHRRAKLRLQQQQRQREINLIAYQGARNYSLLPLYLRFLPSYLLPPYEEVVNRPVTPPPPYSAFHQQPVPQCNGPSISEPPRAPAAPGNAVLTVCEAVPRQDSSLGLDSPRRSFKAPCGGGGAEELVLGSEREPVRACRPDLEQEDEEEEEEEEEEEEEEFDCPEKEQLNDYYPGSSSKIETWQQQHQPSPEIKDTDKTPGRHRRFTGDSGIEVCVCNRDGDDAREVDGLMDGTGGAVEYCSTCDVCDACPRPDTGEEGEGEEEGDGTAEERKEQHGTGLDEPVCLLLDTINENELLQAHQRHDPQT
- the wbp1l gene encoding WW domain binding protein 1-like isoform X1, encoding MMEPAAAAGAGAAAAATRKDMDKILLRIVVLLPHIFPVKLAGVQAQPQGREACVGVNNQSYFCETGHCCGESQCCNYYYELWWFWLVWTIIIILSCCCICHHRRAKLRLQQQQRQREINLIAYQGARNYSLLPLYLRFLPSYLLPPYEEVVNRPVTPPPPYSAFHQQPVPQCNGPSISEPPRAPAAPGNAVLTVCEAVPRQDSSLGLDSPRRSFKAPCGGGGAEELVLGSEREPVRACRPDLEQEDEEEEEEEEEEEEEEFDCPEKEQLNDYYPGSSSKIETWQQQHQPSPEIKDTDKTPGRHRRFTGDSGIEVCVCNRDGDDAREVDGLMDGTGGAVEYCSTCDVCDACPRPDTGEEGEGEEEGDGTAEERKEQHGTGLDEPVCLLLDTINENELLQAHQRHDPQT